A stretch of DNA from Pseudomonadota bacterium:
GAGATCATCTACCGCAAGCAGCTGAGTACCCTGCTGGCAAATCTGGTCCTGGCCGCCTACCAGAAAAAGCTCGGCGACCAGCTCGGAGTGACCCCCGGCACCGAACTTCTGGAAGCGTCCCGCTGTGCCGAAGAACTCAATATCCCGGTCCATCTCTGCGACCGCGATGTCCGAATCACCATGCGTCGGGCCTGGGCCTCCACCTCGCTTTTTAAAAAGAGCTACCTGCTGGCAAGTCTGGTCGCAAGCCTGTTCGACAACTCCCAGGAGCTCAGTGAAGAGAAGCTCGCCGAACTCCGCAGCTCCGATGTGATCACCGAGCTGATGCAGGAACTGGGCGAGGCGCTGCCCGAGCTGAAAAGGGTCCTGATCGACGAACGCGACACCTTTCTGGCCGAAAAGATCAAGGCCAGTCCGGGCAAACACCTTGTTGCCGTGGTCGGCGCCGGACATGTGGCGGGAATCAAACAATGCCTTGCCGAAGACCGCGCAGGACAACTGGAGGAGATCAACTCGATCCCGCCGGTTTCACCGGTCTGGAAAATCATCGGCTGGTCGATTCCGGCGGCGATCATCGGTTCTATAATCGCCATCGGCATGCGCAAGGGCGGCAGTGTTGCCGGCGCAAACATCCTCTACTGGATTCTGGCCAACGGTATTCCTTCGGCCGCAGGCGCAGCGATCGCTCTCGCCCACCCCTTCACCATCATCGGCGCCTTCGTTGCCGCGCCGATCACCAGTCTGACCCCGGTCATCGGCGCAGGGTACGTTACCGCCTTCCTGCAGGTTGTATTCCAGCCGCCGCTGGTCGGCGAATTTGAAACGGCCATGCAGGATATGGCATCCTTTACCGGCTGGTGGAAAAACCGGCTGCTGCGGGTCTTCCTCGCCTTTCTCCTCCCCGGTTTCGGCAGCTTCATCGGCACCTGGGTCGGCGGGTATGAAATTTTTTCAAACCTGGTCTGAAATCTCAAGAGCCGGATGTTACCGGCAATGGATCCAAAAATGGCAAAAAAGATGATCAAACAGTCCCCCCTCAATTCCCGGCAGAAAAAGGTTCTTCGCGGCCTCAGCCACCATCTGACCGTGAAGGCCATGCTCGGCCGTGAAGGGCTGACCGATCAGGTCGTCAAATCGGTCCTTGCGGTGCTTGCCGCCCATGAGCTGATCAAGGTCAAGGTTCAGGAGAACTTTCCCCACGACCGTAAAGAGGCCGCCGTGATGCTGGCCGATAAAACAGGGGCGGCGCTGGTCCAGCTGGTGGGCCGGATCATCACCCTCTACAAGGGGAATCGCGATCTCCCCGAGGACCAACGCATCCCCCTCCCCTGAAATGAAAGATGACATCTATCAGCATAACGGGGTGGATCGCGACTTCCGGTTCGACGACAAGGTCGCCGATGTCTTCGACGACATGCTTACCCGCTCCGTCCCCTGCTACCAGACGGTAATCACCATGATCACGAGCCTCTTAAACCGGGAACTTGCCCCGGGTGATACGGTTTACGACCTTGGTTCTTCAACCGGCAATACCCTGGCGGAACTTGCCCGAAACTGCGTTGTTCCCGACCTTCGCTTCATCGGCATCGACAGTTCGGAAGCCATGATCAGCAAGGCCCTCCACAAGGCCGAGATGTTTTCTCTGGAGAATCGCCTTACCTTCCGGAAAGGGGATATCATCGACCTTGAGATTGCCGATGGCGGCGCCATTATCCTGAACTATACCCTCCAGTTCATCCGACCGGTTCTGCGTGACCGGTTTGTGAAAAAGCTTTACGCCTCACTCCGGCCCGGCGGAATCCTCATTTTAAGTGAAAAAATTATTTCCGCGAGTCCTGAACTGAACCGGGCCTATATCGACTTCTATCTTGATTTCAAGCGCCGGAACGGTTACTCGGAAACAGAGATCGCCAGAAAAAGAGAGGCCCTGGAAAATGTCCTGATCCCGTTTTCCATTGAAGAGAACCGCGAGCTGCTCTCCCGGGCCGGCTTTAAAACCGTCGAAACCTTTTTCCAGTGGTTTAACTTTTCCTCCATGATCGCCATTAAGTCCAGCTGAGCCCCTAGTCATGCGCGATTATCTTGCCGCCCTTACCACCAGTCATCTCCCCGAGATCAGGAAACTTCTCGCCGACTACGACACAATCACCGCCTCCGCCAAGAAGGGAATCACCCGTTACCGGCGCCCGTTCGAATCGATCCAACACATCAGGGCCGAACACCTCGACCTCACCCGGGATACAGTGATCATAGGCAAAGAAGAAGAGCTTGACCAAGAGGACCGGGAAAAGGTCTATCAGGCCATGCGCGCTTTCATGCCCTGGCGCAAGGGCCCGTTTGAGGTGTTCGGCACCCAGATCGACGCCGAGTGGCGAAGCGGGCGAAAGTGGCAGAGAGTCGAACAGGTCCTGCCCGACCTTTCCGGGAAAATCATCGCCGATATCGGCTGCAACAACGGTTATTACATGTTCCGGATGGCCGCCCATGAGCCCCGACTGGTTCTCGGCTTTGAACCCCATCTGCAGCATCATTTTTCCTTCCGCACCCTGAACAGCCTGGCCCGACAGGGGAATCTCTACAGTGAAATGTTCGGGGTGGAAGAGATCGGCCTCTTCGACAACTGCTTCGACGTGGTTTTCATGATGGGCATTCTCTATCACCGGATCTCGCCGGTGGAGGTGTTGAAGGAAACCAGAAAGGCGCTCCGGCCCGGCGGCGCCCTGATCGTCGAATCGCAGGGGATCCCAGGCGATGACCCCGTTGCCCTGTTCCCGGAAACCACCTACGCCAAAGTTCCCGGCATCTATTTTGTCCCCACCGCCACTTGCCTTGCCAACTGGCTGAGCCGCGCCGGATATTCCGACGTGGAGATATTCTATACTCATCCCATGAACAGCTCCGAACAACGCCGCACCGACTGGATGACCTTTGAATCCTACAACGATTTTATCGACCCGCAGAACCCGTCTCAGACCATTGAAGGCTACCCCGCCCCATTGCGGATTTTCGTCAAAGCCGTCAATCACGGATGATCCGCAGAGGGTCAACCCGATCATCAAGAACTGATTGCATTAGGCCGGATAAAAATATATATTAAAAAATCTTCATGTTTTCACGAACATACTTGCTCACGGGGGAGCCATGAAATTCATCCACATTTTTGCGATGTTGCTTTTTCTCTTCCCGACTTACGGCCTTTGCGCAAATAACACCGACCGGCCGGCCCCACCGCCCGAACTCACCGAAATCGCCACCCATTTCAGTGATCTGGAAGAGTCCTTTGAGGCGAAAAACTGGAACGAAGCCCTTGAACATCTCAACAAGGCCAATTCGCTGATCGGGGTGATTCTCCCCAACCTGCGCCAGAACACCGACCGTAAAGATCTGAATACGTTCAGAATGAAATTTATGAACCTGAAAGAGAGTATCGAAGGCCGGCATTACGAACTTGCCGAAGAAGGCTATATCGATGCCCAGAAAGCATATTTCATCCTGACCGACTACTATGCGTTCAAGACCCCGTTTTTTCTCGGAATCACGGGAAAATACCTCGATGAGGCAGTCGAAGCCGCCGAGAAAAACGACTACAAAAATGTCGCCGCCGAGATGGTTGAGGTGAGCGAATTCATCGAATCATTTGACAAGCAGCTCGAATCACACGGTGTCAAGGGAGAGGATCTTGAAACCTTTATCCTGACCTGTTACCGCACCAGAAAAGCTGCCGAAAACGGTGAACAGAAAAAGATCGAAGAAGGCCTCGACACCCTCAAAGACCTTCACGCCGTTTTCATCAAATTATTTTAACAGGTCTCCCTCCGGCCATCCCGGCCGGACTCTCACGCGGGCTCTTCTCACCAGGAACGTTCTTCTTCGGCAACAGTGGTAAGATCATGAATGAACCAGCACCTTTTTCTTCCAGCAAAAAAACAGGTATGTGCATCTTTTAAACATTTGCCGTGACCCCCGGCCGGATCCTTACC
This window harbors:
- a CDS encoding TraB/GumN family protein, coding for MPDDKEIIHPRESSDIHRLEHDGRKIVLIGTAHVSKNSADLVRKVIAEERPDSVCVELDEKRFESLSKRKSWVNLNLKEIIYRKQLSTLLANLVLAAYQKKLGDQLGVTPGTELLEASRCAEELNIPVHLCDRDVRITMRRAWASTSLFKKSYLLASLVASLFDNSQELSEEKLAELRSSDVITELMQELGEALPELKRVLIDERDTFLAEKIKASPGKHLVAVVGAGHVAGIKQCLAEDRAGQLEEINSIPPVSPVWKIIGWSIPAAIIGSIIAIGMRKGGSVAGANILYWILANGIPSAAGAAIALAHPFTIIGAFVAAPITSLTPVIGAGYVTAFLQVVFQPPLVGEFETAMQDMASFTGWWKNRLLRVFLAFLLPGFGSFIGTWVGGYEIFSNLV
- the cmoA gene encoding carboxy-S-adenosyl-L-methionine synthase CmoA — protein: MKDDIYQHNGVDRDFRFDDKVADVFDDMLTRSVPCYQTVITMITSLLNRELAPGDTVYDLGSSTGNTLAELARNCVVPDLRFIGIDSSEAMISKALHKAEMFSLENRLTFRKGDIIDLEIADGGAIILNYTLQFIRPVLRDRFVKKLYASLRPGGILILSEKIISASPELNRAYIDFYLDFKRRNGYSETEIARKREALENVLIPFSIEENRELLSRAGFKTVETFFQWFNFSSMIAIKSS
- a CDS encoding YhbY family RNA-binding protein, producing MAKKMIKQSPLNSRQKKVLRGLSHHLTVKAMLGREGLTDQVVKSVLAVLAAHELIKVKVQENFPHDRKEAAVMLADKTGAALVQLVGRIITLYKGNRDLPEDQRIPLP
- the cmoB gene encoding tRNA 5-methoxyuridine(34)/uridine 5-oxyacetic acid(34) synthase CmoB, which produces MRDYLAALTTSHLPEIRKLLADYDTITASAKKGITRYRRPFESIQHIRAEHLDLTRDTVIIGKEEELDQEDREKVYQAMRAFMPWRKGPFEVFGTQIDAEWRSGRKWQRVEQVLPDLSGKIIADIGCNNGYYMFRMAAHEPRLVLGFEPHLQHHFSFRTLNSLARQGNLYSEMFGVEEIGLFDNCFDVVFMMGILYHRISPVEVLKETRKALRPGGALIVESQGIPGDDPVALFPETTYAKVPGIYFVPTATCLANWLSRAGYSDVEIFYTHPMNSSEQRRTDWMTFESYNDFIDPQNPSQTIEGYPAPLRIFVKAVNHG